The genomic DNA CTGGGGCATCGGTTCGGCCTTCTGGGGCCTGGTGGCAGGCCTGCTGGCCCACACCGTGTTCGAATACCGGCGCAAGCCGGCGGGCTGATGCGGCGTTCGTCCCGCGTTGACCCCGGGCGCGTCGCGCGGCCGTGCGCGGCCCGCCGCCAGGCTCAGTCCGGCCAGGCGGACACGGGCGTGTCCGGATGCACCTTCATGATGCGGCACGGCACCTGCACGAAATTCGAGATCCACGCCGCGGCCAGTTCGCCTTCGTCGATCACGTCGATGATCTGCTCGCCGACCTTCATGCTGTAGCGCACGCTGTCGTCGTCCTCGATCACGTCCAGCGGAATATCCATGCGCAGCATGCCCGGCGCGCGCAGCACCAGATAGCCCAGGCGCAGTTCCACCGTCACGTCGGCCAGCCGCGGGCACAGCTCGCGGTTGAGCCACTGGCCTGAATCATTGGCGACCAGCCACTGGCGGTGATAAGGCGCGGCCTCGGCCTGCGACGTCTCGCCGCATTGGGCAATGGGTTGGAAAGTGGCGCCGCTCATTTGCCCAGCAGGCCCTTGAGCGCCTTGTCCACCGCCGCGCCGCCCTTGCCCTTGCCGGTCACGGCTTCGCGCAGCTTGTTTTCCAGGCTGCGCTTGAGGATACCGGCAACCGCGTCCTTCCACAGCAGCGTGTAGGCAGGCTTGTCGAACGGCCCCTTGACCTGCACCGGGATGGTCACGTCCTTCAGGTCGATCAGTTCCTTGCCTTCCGGGTCGGCCGCCGGATTGACGACACGGGCGCGCGCCACCAGGTCCAGCTCGTTCTTGACGAAATCGATAGTGGCCGGCTCGCCCTGCGTCACGCGCAGCAGCGGCGACACCACGTTCAGCCGCTTCACGTTGGCCACACCCTTGGCAAATGCGAGATCGGCGTCCATTTCGGAGAAAGCGGTCTGCTTGCTGGTATCGGCCGCCACGGTCGCATCCTGCGATTCCGGCTTGAGCGCGGCCCTCAACTCGCGCAGGGTCTGCGTCAGGTTGATGCCCTTGACCGCGCCATCGCGCAGGCGCAGCTGCAGCGTGCCGCCCAGGCCGCTCTTCATTGCGTAGGCGTTGGCGCCGGCGGT from Achromobacter xylosoxidans includes the following:
- a CDS encoding MOSC N-terminal beta barrel domain-containing protein; translation: MSGATFQPIAQCGETSQAEAAPYHRQWLVANDSGQWLNRELCPRLADVTVELRLGYLVLRAPGMLRMDIPLDVIEDDDSVRYSMKVGEQIIDVIDEGELAAAWISNFVQVPCRIMKVHPDTPVSAWPD